From a single Shewanella denitrificans OS217 genomic region:
- a CDS encoding flagellin — translation MAITVNTNVTSLKAQKNLNISNSGLATSMERLSSGMRINGAKDDAAGLAISNRLNSQVRGLEVGMRNANDAISIAQISEGAMQEQTNMLQRMRDLALQAENGSNSADDLTALKAEMDDLALEITSIGTTTAFGSTKLMTGTFSAGKLFQVGHQEGEDVTIKVKKTDATALSVNALTVLTSAGRNSAITKIDAAIKTIDTQRATLGAVQNRLAHNISNSANTQANVADAKSRIVDVDFAKETSQMTKNQVLQQTGSAMLAQANQIPQIALSLL, via the coding sequence ATGGCTATCACAGTAAACACCAACGTAACATCGTTGAAAGCACAGAAAAATTTAAATATCTCAAATAGTGGTTTAGCTACTTCGATGGAACGTTTATCTAGTGGTATGCGTATTAACGGCGCCAAAGATGATGCCGCAGGTCTTGCAATTTCTAACCGCTTGAACAGTCAGGTTCGTGGTTTAGAAGTCGGTATGCGAAACGCAAATGATGCCATATCGATTGCACAGATTTCAGAAGGTGCAATGCAAGAACAAACTAACATGCTACAACGTATGCGTGATCTTGCACTTCAAGCTGAAAACGGTTCGAACAGTGCTGACGATTTAACCGCTTTGAAAGCTGAAATGGATGATTTAGCACTAGAGATTACCTCTATCGGTACAACCACTGCTTTTGGTAGCACTAAATTAATGACGGGAACATTTTCTGCTGGTAAATTGTTCCAAGTGGGACATCAAGAAGGTGAAGATGTGACCATCAAAGTTAAGAAAACAGATGCAACGGCTTTGTCTGTTAATGCCTTAACAGTATTGACTTCTGCGGGCCGTAACTCTGCGATTACTAAAATTGATGCAGCCATTAAAACTATTGATACTCAAAGGGCTACTTTAGGTGCGGTGCAAAACCGTCTTGCTCATAACATTAGTAATAGTGCCAACACCCAAGCGAACGTCGCGGATGCTAAGAGCCGTATTGTCGATGTGGATTTTGCTAAAGAAACATCACAGATGACTAAAAACCAAGTGTTACAACAAACGGGTTCTGCCATGTTAGCTCAGGCTAACCAAATACCACAGATAGCACTGTCACTGTTATAA
- the fliD gene encoding flagellar filament capping protein FliD, translated as MALTATGIGSGLDISNIVKVLVDAEKVPKEAIFNKTEDSIKAKVSAIGTLKSEISKFQDALKKLQSSDTLSQRKISTGDSKFLTATSTSSAQSGSYSVQVERLAKAHKVGGSFTTDSAQTVGEGSLGFTVNGKAFAVAVAATDSLSQIASNINAASDNSGVTATVVTSDSGSRLVFSASKEGPDNQIALTATDTTGTGLNDMFGGANLTTLQTAQTSLLHIDGQAVTSQTNEVVNAIEGVTLKLTSADLSSTTTLSISQDDSAVKENIKGFVDSYNALLTSIDKLSSYDAKTKVSGALQGDSMIRSLESQLRKMVSERVTVNGSETALYEIGLKTDRSGKLSIDDTKLAASIKTNMNGIQSLFTTKDTGIANRFADLTKNYVKAGGLIDGRSQSYTASQSRLTDDREAFSLKMTQLQARLSKQFNAMDLIVGSLNQQSSGLSDRLKSLPGLVRR; from the coding sequence ATGGCATTAACGGCGACAGGTATTGGTTCTGGACTAGACATCAGTAATATAGTCAAAGTATTAGTTGATGCCGAGAAAGTTCCTAAAGAAGCAATTTTTAATAAAACAGAAGATTCTATTAAGGCAAAGGTGTCGGCTATAGGCACGTTAAAAAGTGAAATTTCAAAATTTCAAGATGCATTAAAAAAACTTCAATCAAGTGATACATTAAGTCAGCGGAAAATATCGACTGGCGACAGTAAATTTTTGACCGCCACTTCAACTTCATCTGCACAGAGCGGTAGCTATTCCGTACAAGTAGAACGCTTAGCGAAAGCGCATAAGGTGGGTGGTTCCTTCACTACCGACAGTGCCCAAACTGTTGGGGAGGGTAGCCTTGGATTTACTGTTAACGGCAAAGCTTTCGCAGTGGCCGTAGCTGCCACAGATTCGTTAAGTCAAATCGCATCTAATATTAATGCCGCCAGCGATAACTCGGGTGTTACTGCCACGGTAGTCACCAGCGATAGTGGTAGTCGTTTAGTGTTCAGTGCTAGTAAAGAGGGACCTGATAACCAAATAGCATTGACCGCCACTGATACCACTGGAACAGGTTTAAATGACATGTTTGGTGGTGCAAATCTTACTACTTTGCAAACGGCACAAACCTCGCTTCTCCACATAGACGGCCAGGCAGTCACTTCACAGACGAATGAAGTTGTGAATGCTATAGAAGGGGTGACATTAAAGCTTACTTCCGCCGATCTCAGTTCGACGACAACCTTATCAATTAGTCAAGATGATTCAGCGGTGAAAGAAAATATAAAAGGTTTTGTTGATTCTTATAATGCCTTATTAACTTCTATTGATAAATTGTCTTCCTATGATGCGAAAACAAAAGTCTCGGGCGCATTGCAAGGTGACTCAATGATACGTTCTTTGGAGTCGCAGCTGCGTAAAATGGTCAGTGAGCGTGTCACAGTCAATGGTAGTGAAACTGCACTTTATGAAATAGGATTAAAAACCGATCGAAGCGGTAAGCTTTCTATTGATGATACTAAATTAGCAGCCTCTATTAAAACGAATATGAACGGTATTCAATCATTATTCACCACTAAAGATACTGGGATAGCGAATCGATTTGCTGATTTAACAAAAAACTATGTTAAGGCCGGTGGCCTTATTGATGGACGTAGCCAAAGCTATACAGCATCTCAATCCCGTCTTACTGATGATCGAGAAGCATTTTCGCTTAAAATGACGCAGCTCCAAGCAAGATTATCAAAGCAGTTTAATGCAATGGACCTTATTGTTGGTAGTTTGAATCAACAGAGCTCCGGCTTGTCTGATAGACTAAAGTCTCTTCCTGGTTTGGTGCGTCGTTAG
- the fliS gene encoding flagellar export chaperone FliS, with the protein MRSSLQSYRKVSLDNEISIASPHRVVQLMFAGGLERLAQSRYAIENKDMANKGIFIGKAIGIINGLNNSLDMNAGGEIAKNLSDLYDFMLRKITEANINNDVKAIDDVCDILREIKEAWDAIPQDKHHISAHSEKN; encoded by the coding sequence ATGAGAAGTTCTTTGCAATCGTATCGAAAAGTATCATTAGATAATGAAATTTCGATCGCTTCACCTCATAGAGTTGTACAGTTGATGTTTGCTGGTGGGTTAGAACGTTTGGCTCAGAGCCGTTATGCAATAGAAAATAAAGATATGGCAAATAAAGGGATTTTTATTGGTAAAGCGATAGGGATCATTAATGGCCTAAATAATAGTTTAGATATGAATGCAGGTGGTGAAATCGCAAAAAATTTAAGTGACTTGTATGATTTTATGCTTAGAAAAATCACAGAAGCGAACATAAATAATGATGTAAAAGCGATAGATGATGTGTGTGATATATTACGAGAAATTAAAGAAGCTTGGGATGCCATCCCACAAGATAAGCACCATATATCTGCTCATTCTGAGAAAAACTAA
- a CDS encoding flagellar protein FlaG: MDIGISTANVAAKIDVVKSETVKTELNVTPLAAQQSDKTELTRISSIQAVSNTTLEESEKKLAPEADLNKIAEELTDMLSLMRKGLTFSVDDDSGRQVISVKDIASGDLIRQIPSEEALNLAEKLSEFTGLLTKTEA, from the coding sequence ATGGATATAGGTATAAGTACCGCTAATGTGGCGGCAAAAATAGATGTTGTTAAATCTGAAACTGTTAAAACAGAGCTAAATGTAACACCTTTAGCGGCACAACAAAGTGATAAAACAGAGTTAACACGTATTTCTAGCATTCAAGCTGTGAGTAACACGACACTAGAAGAGTCAGAAAAAAAGCTAGCACCAGAGGCTGATCTGAATAAAATAGCAGAAGAGTTGACTGACATGCTCTCTTTGATGCGCAAAGGTTTGACATTTTCAGTTGATGATGATTCAGGTCGGCAAGTTATTAGTGTTAAGGATATCGCATCAGGTGATTTGATAAGACAAATTCCCAGCGAAGAAGCGCTCAACTTAGCTGAAAAATTATCGGAATTTACAGGATTACTGACAAAGACTGAAGCTTGA